One segment of Pseudomonas asgharzadehiana DNA contains the following:
- a CDS encoding AraC family transcriptional regulator: MLLTRHLDANATLVSLIEGLTSRDGFSPTHLPGVKVLRASCDVARGPQIYEPSLMFVAQGSKVAYLGPRTLEYGAGHYLIQAMPVPFECETFAMAPGAPLLGVTVGIDRVVLGELVMAMGMQAGPPPTAQTLASMSSVVLDDAMRGCVERLLQCLHDPLESRIIGPSRVRELLFTALRGPQADVLRALVEQQGQFSRIATSLNHLHAHFAEPLNIETLAGYAHMSASTFHEHFKRCTLLSPVQYLKRLRLLKAQQLLLVDGMSVAQAAHSVGYQSTSQFSREYKRYFERNPGEERAA, translated from the coding sequence ATGTTGTTGACCCGCCATCTCGACGCCAATGCCACGCTGGTTTCCTTGATCGAGGGGCTCACGTCCCGCGACGGTTTCTCCCCGACCCACCTGCCCGGCGTAAAGGTATTGCGCGCCAGTTGCGACGTGGCGCGCGGGCCGCAGATCTATGAGCCGAGCCTGATGTTCGTGGCGCAGGGCAGCAAAGTCGCGTACCTGGGCCCGCGGACGCTGGAGTATGGCGCCGGGCATTACCTGATCCAGGCCATGCCGGTGCCGTTCGAGTGCGAGACCTTCGCCATGGCGCCGGGTGCGCCATTATTGGGGGTGACGGTGGGTATCGACCGCGTGGTGCTGGGTGAGTTGGTCATGGCCATGGGCATGCAGGCCGGGCCACCGCCGACGGCGCAGACGCTGGCGTCGATGAGCTCCGTGGTGCTTGATGATGCGATGCGCGGTTGCGTCGAGCGGCTGCTGCAGTGCCTGCACGATCCGCTGGAAAGCCGGATCATCGGCCCGTCGCGAGTGCGCGAATTATTGTTCACGGCGTTGCGCGGGCCCCAGGCCGATGTGTTGCGCGCGCTGGTGGAGCAACAGGGGCAATTTTCGCGAATCGCCACCTCGTTGAACCACCTGCACGCGCATTTCGCCGAGCCGCTGAACATCGAGACATTGGCCGGGTATGCGCATATGAGCGCTTCGACCTTTCATGAGCACTTCAAGCGCTGCACCTTGCTGTCGCCGGTGCAATATCTGAAGCGCCTGCGCTTGCTCAAGGCCCAGCAGTTGCTGCTGGTGGACGGCATGAGTGTGGCGCAGGCGGCGCACAGCGTGGGGTACCAGAGCACGTCGCAGTTCAGTCGCGAATACAAGCGCTACTTCGAGCGCAACCCCGGCGAGGAGCGCGCGGCCTAG
- a CDS encoding NAD(P)-dependent alcohol dehydrogenase, translated as MYTAIGYAAQSATTPLAPMSFERRSPRADDVAIEILYCGVCHSDIHQARNEWGIAVYPLMPGHEIVGKVTAVGASVTAHKVGDLVGVGCMVDSCRHCDACQADLEQYCLEGPTMTYATPDRVDGSNTMGGYSDSIVVSEHFVVKIPATLDLASAAPILCAGITTYSPLKHYGVKAGDKVGILGMGGLGHMGIKFAKAMGAEVTLFTRSASKAEEGRRQGADHVIVSTDAEQMKAAAGHFDFLLDTIPVQHDLNPYLDVLRFDGVHILVGLIEPVDPPVNAAKLVLGRKVLAGSLIGGIAETQEVLDFCAEHGITCDIEMLDIRQINEAYARMIAGDVKYRFVIDMATLKA; from the coding sequence ATGTACACCGCCATCGGCTATGCCGCCCAATCGGCCACCACGCCCCTCGCCCCCATGTCGTTTGAACGCCGCAGCCCGCGCGCCGATGACGTGGCCATCGAGATCCTCTATTGCGGCGTCTGCCACTCCGACATCCATCAGGCACGCAACGAGTGGGGCATCGCCGTGTACCCGCTGATGCCCGGTCATGAGATCGTCGGCAAAGTTACCGCCGTCGGTGCCAGCGTCACCGCCCATAAAGTCGGCGACCTGGTCGGCGTAGGCTGCATGGTCGATTCATGCCGCCACTGCGACGCCTGCCAAGCGGACCTCGAGCAATATTGCCTCGAAGGCCCGACCATGACCTACGCCACCCCCGACCGCGTGGACGGCAGCAACACCATGGGCGGTTACTCCGACAGCATCGTGGTCAGCGAGCACTTCGTGGTGAAAATCCCGGCCACGCTCGACCTGGCCAGCGCCGCGCCGATCCTGTGCGCGGGCATCACCACTTATTCGCCGCTCAAGCATTACGGCGTCAAGGCTGGCGACAAGGTGGGGATCCTGGGCATGGGCGGCCTGGGCCACATGGGCATCAAGTTCGCCAAGGCCATGGGTGCCGAAGTCACGCTGTTCACCCGCTCGGCGAGCAAGGCCGAAGAAGGTCGCCGCCAGGGCGCCGACCACGTGATCGTGTCCACCGATGCCGAACAGATGAAAGCCGCCGCCGGGCACTTCGACTTCCTGCTGGACACCATCCCGGTGCAGCACGACCTGAACCCCTACCTCGATGTGCTGCGCTTTGATGGCGTGCATATTCTGGTCGGTTTGATCGAGCCGGTGGACCCGCCCGTCAACGCCGCCAAACTGGTGCTGGGGCGTAAAGTGCTGGCCGGCTCGCTGATCGGCGGCATTGCCGAAACCCAGGAAGTCCTGGATTTCTGCGCAGAGCATGGCATCACCTGCGACATCGAAATGCTCGACATCCGCCAGATCAACGAGGCCTACGCCCGCATGATCGCCGGTGACGTGAAGTACCGCTTTGTTATCGACATGGCAACCTTGAAAGCCTGA
- a CDS encoding IclR family transcriptional regulator: MQETPHTPVKDAVPTGTQTLLRGLGVVQAVAAGARDLKEIAKRIGTTRSTTHRLASCLVEERYLRVVPQVGYLLGPKLIELGFQAREELPLVTLAVPYLDELSALTGDTIHLAIREYDDVLYLHKNPGRNGPEMRSRVGHRMPLARTGVGKAMLLDDSVQEWQRLYETSLPAGGKNLQWPQHPEQSWAQFEQRMHEYVLGGYAFDLEDNEPSIRCVAAPVRDASRRIVAGISIASTVPYMPLEKMAELIPVIKQVAARLSAQLGAKV; the protein is encoded by the coding sequence ATGCAGGAAACCCCCCACACCCCCGTCAAAGACGCCGTTCCCACCGGCACCCAGACCCTGCTGCGTGGCCTGGGCGTGGTGCAAGCGGTGGCGGCCGGTGCGCGGGATCTGAAAGAGATCGCCAAGCGCATCGGCACCACCCGCAGCACCACCCACCGCCTGGCCAGTTGCCTGGTGGAGGAGCGTTACCTGCGCGTGGTGCCGCAAGTCGGTTACCTGCTGGGGCCGAAGTTGATCGAGCTGGGGTTCCAGGCTCGCGAAGAATTGCCCTTGGTGACCCTGGCGGTGCCCTACCTGGATGAGTTGTCCGCGCTGACCGGCGATACCATCCACCTGGCCATTCGCGAATACGACGACGTGCTGTACCTGCACAAGAACCCCGGCCGCAACGGCCCGGAGATGCGTTCGCGGGTCGGCCACCGCATGCCGTTGGCACGCACGGGCGTGGGCAAGGCGATGTTGCTGGATGACTCGGTACAGGAGTGGCAACGCTTATACGAAACCAGCTTGCCGGCGGGTGGGAAAAACCTGCAATGGCCGCAGCACCCGGAACAGTCCTGGGCGCAGTTCGAGCAGCGCATGCATGAATATGTGTTGGGCGGTTATGCGTTCGATCTGGAAGACAACGAACCGTCGATCCGTTGCGTCGCGGCACCGGTGCGCGATGCCAGCCGGCGAATCGTCGCCGGCATCAGCATCGCCAGTACCGTGCCCTACATGCCGCTGGAGAAAATGGCCGAGCTGATCCCTGTGATCAAACAGGTTGCAGCGCGGCTTTCCGCGCAGTTGGGCGCGAAGGTTTGA
- the araH gene encoding L-arabinose ABC transporter permease AraH: protein MTTQNNALPTARKPLDMRALLDNWAMLLAAVGIFVLCALLIDNFLSPLNMRGLGLAVSTVGIAACTMLFCLASGHFDLSVGSVIACAGVVAAIVMRDTDSVMLGIGAALGMGLIVGLINGIVIAKLRVNALITTLATMQIVRGLAYIFADGKAVGVSQDQFFIFGNGQLFGVPVPILITILCFLFFGWLLNYTTYGRNTMAIGGNPEAALLAGVNVDRTKILIFAVHGLIGALAGVILASRMTSGQPMIGQGFELTVISACVLGGVSLSGGVGMIRHVIAGVLILAIIENAMNLKNIDTFYQYVIRGSILLLAVVIDRMKQR, encoded by the coding sequence ATGACCACTCAAAACAACGCGTTGCCAACCGCACGCAAACCCCTGGATATGCGCGCGCTGCTCGACAACTGGGCGATGCTGCTGGCGGCGGTGGGCATTTTTGTGCTGTGCGCCTTGCTGATCGATAACTTCCTTTCGCCGCTGAACATGCGCGGGCTGGGCCTGGCGGTGTCCACCGTGGGCATCGCGGCGTGCACCATGCTGTTTTGCCTGGCATCGGGGCATTTCGACTTGTCGGTGGGCTCGGTGATCGCCTGCGCCGGCGTGGTCGCGGCCATTGTCATGCGCGATACCGACAGCGTCATGCTCGGCATCGGCGCGGCGCTGGGGATGGGCCTGATCGTCGGGTTGATCAACGGCATCGTCATTGCCAAGCTGCGGGTCAATGCGCTGATCACCACCCTGGCGACCATGCAGATCGTGCGCGGCCTGGCTTACATTTTTGCCGACGGCAAGGCAGTGGGCGTGTCCCAGGACCAGTTCTTCATCTTCGGCAACGGCCAGTTGTTCGGCGTGCCGGTGCCGATCCTGATCACCATCCTGTGCTTCCTGTTCTTCGGTTGGCTGCTCAACTACACGACCTACGGGCGCAACACCATGGCCATCGGCGGCAACCCGGAAGCAGCATTGCTGGCGGGGGTCAACGTTGATCGCACCAAGATCCTGATCTTTGCCGTGCACGGTCTGATCGGCGCGCTGGCCGGGGTGATCCTCGCGTCGCGCATGACCTCGGGCCAGCCGATGATCGGCCAGGGCTTCGAGCTGACGGTGATCTCGGCGTGCGTGCTGGGCGGTGTGTCGTTGAGCGGCGGGGTCGGTATGATCCGCCATGTGATTGCCGGGGTACTGATCCTGGCGATCATCGAGAACGCGATGAACCTGAAGAACATCGACACGTTCTATCAGTACGTGATCCGTGGTTCGATCCTGTTGCTGGCGGTGGTCATCGACCGTATGAAACAACGTTGA
- the araG gene encoding L-arabinose ABC transporter ATP-binding protein AraG, with translation MTAAALRFDGIGKTFPGVKALDGICFTAHPGQVHALMGENGAGKSTLLKILGGAYIPSSGTLQIGDQTMAFKCAADSIASGVAVIHQELHLVPEMSVAENLFLGHLPTRLGVVNRGQLRKQALACLKGLADEIDPDEKLGRLSLGQRQLVEIAKALSRGAHVIAFDEPTSSLSAREIDRLMAIITRLRDEGKVVLYVSHRMEEVFRICNAVTVFKDGRYVRTFDDMSTLTHDQLVTCMVGRDIQDIYDYRPREHGEVALKVDGLLGPGLREPVSFAVRKGEILGLFGLVGAGRTELLRLLSGLERASAGSLQLCGEKLQLRSPRDAIAAGVLLCPEDRKKEGIIPLSSVAENINISARGAHSTFGWLLRDGWEKGNAEHQIKAMKVKTPNAAQKIMYLSGGNQQKAILGRWLSMPMKVLLLDEPTRGIDIGAKAEIYQIIHNLAAQGIAVIVVSSDLMEVMGISDRILVLCEGAMRGEQLRAHATESNLLQLALPRRVTN, from the coding sequence ATGACTGCTGCGGCCCTGCGGTTTGACGGTATCGGCAAAACCTTTCCCGGGGTCAAGGCGCTCGACGGCATCTGTTTCACCGCCCACCCGGGGCAGGTACATGCCTTGATGGGCGAAAACGGCGCCGGCAAGTCGACGCTGCTGAAGATATTGGGCGGTGCCTATATCCCCAGCAGCGGCACGCTGCAGATCGGCGATCAGACCATGGCCTTCAAATGCGCCGCCGACAGCATCGCCAGCGGCGTGGCGGTGATCCACCAGGAGTTGCACCTGGTGCCGGAAATGAGCGTGGCCGAGAACCTGTTCCTGGGGCATTTGCCGACGCGTTTGGGCGTGGTCAACCGCGGCCAGCTGCGCAAGCAGGCTCTGGCCTGCCTCAAGGGCCTGGCCGATGAAATCGACCCGGACGAGAAGCTCGGGCGTTTGTCCCTCGGCCAGCGCCAGTTGGTGGAAATCGCCAAGGCGCTGTCCCGTGGCGCCCATGTGATTGCCTTCGATGAACCCACCAGCAGCCTCTCGGCGCGCGAGATCGACCGTTTGATGGCGATCATCACGCGCCTGCGCGACGAGGGCAAAGTGGTGCTGTATGTGTCGCACCGCATGGAAGAAGTCTTCCGCATCTGCAACGCGGTGACGGTGTTCAAGGACGGCCGTTACGTGCGCACCTTCGATGACATGAGCACGCTGACCCACGACCAGTTGGTGACCTGCATGGTCGGTCGCGACATTCAGGACATCTACGATTACCGCCCGCGCGAGCATGGCGAGGTAGCGCTCAAGGTCGACGGCTTGCTCGGTCCTGGCCTGCGTGAGCCGGTGAGTTTCGCGGTGCGCAAAGGCGAGATCCTTGGCCTGTTCGGGCTGGTGGGGGCAGGGCGCACCGAGCTGCTGCGCCTGCTCAGCGGCCTGGAACGCGCGAGTGCCGGCAGCCTGCAACTGTGCGGCGAAAAACTGCAGTTGCGCTCGCCCCGCGACGCCATTGCCGCCGGTGTCTTGCTGTGCCCGGAAGACCGTAAAAAGGAAGGCATCATTCCGCTGTCGAGCGTGGCCGAGAACATCAACATCAGCGCGCGGGGCGCCCATTCCACCTTCGGCTGGCTGCTGCGCGACGGTTGGGAGAAGGGCAACGCCGAGCATCAAATCAAGGCCATGAAGGTCAAGACCCCGAACGCCGCGCAGAAAATCATGTACCTCTCCGGCGGCAACCAGCAGAAGGCCATTCTCGGCCGCTGGCTGTCGATGCCGATGAAAGTGCTGCTGCTCGACGAACCGACGCGGGGCATCGATATCGGCGCCAAGGCCGAGATCTACCAGATCATTCACAACCTCGCAGCCCAAGGCATCGCGGTGATCGTGGTGTCCAGCGACCTGATGGAAGTCATGGGCATTTCCGACCGCATCCTGGTGCTGTGCGAAGGCGCCATGCGCGGCGAACAACTGCGCGCGCACGCCACTGAATCCAACCTGCTGCAGCTGGCCTTGCCGCGCCGCGTGACGAACTGA
- a CDS encoding substrate-binding domain-containing protein produces MAFSGVVSAEEVKIGFLVKQAEEPWFQTEWAFAEKAAQDKGFKLIKIAVPDGEKTLSAIDSLAANGAKGFVICPPDVSLGPAIVAKAKLNDMKVIAVDDRFVDAKGNFMEDVPYLGMAAFEVGQKQGAAMAAEAKKRGWDWKETYAVVNTFNELDTGKKRTDGSIKSLEEAGIPKDHILTAPLKTLDVPGSMDATNSALVKLPRGAKNLIIGGMNDNTVLGGVRATESAGFAAANVIGIGINGTDAIGELKKANSGFFGSMLPSPHIEGYKTAEMMYEWVTKGTEPPKYTAMDEVTLITRENFKEELTKIGLWK; encoded by the coding sequence ATCGGCTGAAGAAGTGAAGATCGGTTTCCTGGTCAAGCAGGCCGAGGAGCCGTGGTTCCAGACCGAATGGGCCTTTGCCGAAAAAGCCGCTCAGGACAAGGGGTTCAAACTCATCAAAATCGCCGTGCCCGATGGCGAAAAAACCCTTTCGGCCATCGACAGCCTGGCGGCCAACGGCGCCAAGGGCTTTGTGATCTGCCCGCCGGACGTGTCCCTGGGCCCGGCCATCGTGGCCAAGGCCAAGCTCAACGACATGAAAGTGATCGCCGTGGATGACCGCTTCGTCGATGCCAAGGGCAATTTCATGGAAGACGTGCCGTACCTGGGCATGGCCGCCTTCGAAGTGGGCCAGAAGCAGGGCGCCGCGATGGCCGCCGAAGCGAAAAAACGCGGGTGGGACTGGAAGGAGACCTATGCCGTGGTCAACACCTTCAATGAACTCGACACTGGCAAGAAGCGCACCGACGGTTCGATCAAATCCCTGGAAGAGGCCGGCATTCCCAAGGACCACATCCTCACCGCCCCGCTGAAAACCCTCGACGTTCCCGGCAGCATGGACGCCACCAACTCGGCCCTGGTCAAACTGCCCCGTGGCGCGAAAAACCTGATCATCGGCGGCATGAACGACAACACCGTGCTCGGTGGCGTGCGCGCCACTGAAAGCGCCGGTTTTGCCGCCGCCAACGTGATCGGCATCGGTATCAACGGCACCGACGCCATCGGCGAACTGAAGAAAGCCAACAGCGGCTTCTTCGGCTCGATGCTGCCAAGCCCGCACATCGAAGGCTATAAAACGGCCGAGATGATGTACGAGTGGGTGACCAAAGGCACCGAGCCGCCGAAGTACACCGCCATGGACGAAGTGACGTTGATCACCCGCGAGAACTTCAAGGAAGAACTGACCAAAATCGGGCTGTGGAAATGA